From Polynucleobacter ibericus:
AACCAAGCTGGAAAATAATAAAGTTCCAAAATTTAGCCATGCCAAGCATCCTAAGAAAAAGGCCACTGCCGAGGGGCAATGGCCTTTAGATTTGGTGGCGAATCAGGGATTTGAACCCCGGACCTGCGGATTATGATTCCGTCGCTCTAACCAGCTGAGCTAATTCGCCGAACTCGTTATTGTAAATGATCAGAATCCTTCTGTCTAAACGAATCCTACCTTTTCACCGTCCGGGATGGGTAAAGCTCTATTTAATCTGAAACGTGCTCAAAGCCTCGTCGCGCCCATAAAGGACATTAAATTCAATTTTTTTGGCTAAAAAGAGCTTTTTAAGGACTTCATCCTTGTTTTCAAAAACAATGGCCGTCTGTTCTGGGTAACGTGAAAAAGGATCGCTTGTGACATCAATCACCTGTCCATCAACCTTAATTTGCTTGATAGAGCGCTTATAAAACTTATCAGGGCGTATAAAAATCAGGCGCTTGACGTACTTATCCAAGACGAGCTTTTGACCCTGCTCATTTACTTTGAAGTAGTAGACCAACTCTTCTTTGCCATTGGTGGTCATGTCACGCTCTTCATCCCACTTTGCGTTAGCTACTTGACTAATTAATAGGCCCAGAAATAGAGTGGCAACTAGCTTATAAAAGTGCATCATTTACCTTCTTCAATAGATAGCCTGATCTTATCAGTCATTTTTACTCATGCGCCTACTCACCATCTCAGCCGGCAAAGTAATGCCCTTATTTGGCAATCACCACCCTAACTACAAGTCAGTTGCTTCAGCGATCCATAAGAAGAGCATCAGTACCCTAGAAAATCTTAGTCAGATCGAGATCGGATCACTTGGGGTAAAAGGTGATGAGCAAGCCGACTTATCAGTACACGGTGGTATTGAAAAAGCCATCTATGTTTATCCAACAGAGCACTATGCCTTCTGGAATGAACTACTCACTCGCGAAACCAAAAGGTCAGTAGAACTGCAACACGGTGCACTTGGAGAGAACTTCACAATTGAAGGCTTATTGGAAACAGAAGTGTTTGTTGGGGATAAATTGTTGATTGGCGAACTCGAGTTTGCCGTTGTCAAATTGCGCGAGCCCTGCTTTAAGTTCAACGCTGCCGTTGGCTATAAAGGCGCAAGCAAAGCAATGCTTCAATCTGGCTTTAGCGGGTGGTACTTACGCGTACTTAAAACTGGAGTGCTTACTGCTGGCGCTCAAATTCAAATCATACCCGGATCAAGAACTACGTCTATTGCCGAGCAAAATCAAAAGCTATTAAATAACCGCAATCAAAAAGATTTGTGGGAATAAAAAAACCCGACCATTTCTGATCGGGTTTCTTATTTGATGCAGACTAAAAAAATCTTAGTCACGTGCGTAGATATCTACGTCTTTGGTTTCTTTAACAAACAGTGTACCGATTACCAATGTCATCGCAGCGATGATGATTGGGTACCAGAGACCGTAGTAAATGTTACCGTTTTGCGCAACCAAGGCGAAGGAGATCGTTGGCAATAAGCCACCGAACCAACCGTTACCAATGTGGTATGGCAAAGACATAGAGGTGTAACGAATACGAGTTGGGAACATCTCAACAAGCATCGCAGCGATTGGGCCATAAACCATGGTTACCAAGATCACCAAGAACACCAATATAGCCAACACAGCTACGTAGTTAATTTGTGAGGAATCAGCTTTTGCTGGGTAGCCAGCAGCATTCAACGCTTCACGAATTTGCTTCTTGAACTCAGCATCTTTAGCCTTCAAGTCTGCTGGAGCCATACCTTTTGCTGAGTAACCAGTGATTTCTGTATCACCAATCTTCACAACCGCTGTACCACCTGCAGGACCAGCAATAGTGCTGTAGCTAGCAGAGTTTGAAGCCATCACTTGTTTTGCAATATCGCAAGAACTTGTGAACTTCGCAGTACCTGTTGGGTTGAACTGGAATGTACATTCATTCAGGTCAGCAGTAATTGTTGCTGGTGAAGATGCCATTGCCTTTTCCAACGCTGGGTTAGCAAAGTGTGTCAAACCATTAAACACTGAAACTGGTGTATTCGGGATGTAAGTAATGATCGCCAATAACAAACCAGACATGATGATTACTTTACGACCAATCTTGTCAGACCATGCTCCGAATACTACGAAGAATGGTGTACCGATTACCAATGAAGCAGCAATCAACAAGTTTGCAGTCTTAGCATCCACCTTCAACACTTGTGTGAGGTAGAACAAAGCGTAGAACTGACCTGTGTACCAAACCACTGCTTGACCTGCAACCAGACCAAACAATGCCAAGATAACAATCTTCAAGTTCTTCCATTGACCGAAAGACTCTGTCAAAGGTGCTTTTGATAATTTGTTCTCTTCTTTCATCTTCTTGAAAGCTGGAGACTCATTCATGGACAAACGAATCCATACAGAGATCGCCAACAATGCGATAGAAGCAATGAAAGGAATACGCCAACCCCAAACATCAAAGTCTGGACCAGTGAATTCACGTGTGAACAAAATCACGAGCAAGGAGAGGAACAAGCCAAGAGTAGCTGTTGTCTGAATCCAAGCTGTGTAAGCACCACGCTTACCGTGCGGAGCATGTTCTGCAACATAAGTAGCAGCACCACCGTACTCACCGCCCAAAGCCAAACCTTGAAGCATACGCAATGCGATCAAGATAACTGGAGCAGCAACGCCGATAGTTGCATAGTTAGGCAGAATACCCACGATGAAGGTTGCGCCACCCATTAACAGGATGGTGACCAAGAACGTATATTTACGTCCGATCAAATCGCCTAAGCGACCGAACACCAACGCGCCGAATGGACGCACGATGAAACCAGCAGCAAACGCTAACAAAGCGAAAATGAAGGCAGAGCCAGCATCTAAGCCTGAGAAGAACTGCTTGGCGATAACGGCAGCCAAAGAACCGTAAAGATAAAAGTCGTACCACTCAAAGACTGTACCTAATGAGGATGCAAAAATAACTTTGCGCTCTTCAGGGGTCATTGGGGCTGCTTTAGTTGATGTTGACATCAGTAGCTCCTAACTATTTTTATTAAATAAAAAACAACTAGGCGATTATGCTTTGAAAAAATTCAAAGAAATCCACTAGTTAGGGTAATTCCTCATCAAATAGGATCGGGGTTTTCCCGAGAAATTAGGAAACTAGAGGCAATTTCACAACAAGTACTAGCCTAGCGTCTAATACATAGGCAGCAGTTCATATATTGGAGACATAAAAACCATGCAACAAAAATGGGGAATTCGAGGAATGGCGGTAGCGCCCCACTCCCTCGCTTCTGAATCTGCATTAGCAGTTCTTCGTGAAGGCGGCAACGCACTAGAAGCCATGGTGGCGGCAGCCGCAACAATTGCTGTGGTGTACCCGCATATGAACTCGATTGGTGGAGACTCATTTTGGGTCATTCATTCACCTGGGAAAGCCATGGGCGGCATTGATGCCTGTGGCGCTGCTGCTGGTTTAGCCACAAAGGAATGGTATGCGGAGCGTGGCATCACTAAAGCGATTCCTTTTCGTGGATCAGTGGCAGCAAACACTGTGGCAGGAACTATCTCTGGCTGGGGCGCTGCTGACAAACTTTCGAAACAGGGGCTAGGCGGAAAGATTCCTTTATCTCGCTTACTAGCCGATGCCATTTAT
This genomic window contains:
- a CDS encoding MFS transporter, which translates into the protein MSTSTKAAPMTPEERKVIFASSLGTVFEWYDFYLYGSLAAVIAKQFFSGLDAGSAFIFALLAFAAGFIVRPFGALVFGRLGDLIGRKYTFLVTILLMGGATFIVGILPNYATIGVAAPVILIALRMLQGLALGGEYGGAATYVAEHAPHGKRGAYTAWIQTTATLGLFLSLLVILFTREFTGPDFDVWGWRIPFIASIALLAISVWIRLSMNESPAFKKMKEENKLSKAPLTESFGQWKNLKIVILALFGLVAGQAVVWYTGQFYALFYLTQVLKVDAKTANLLIAASLVIGTPFFVVFGAWSDKIGRKVIIMSGLLLAIITYIPNTPVSVFNGLTHFANPALEKAMASSPATITADLNECTFQFNPTGTAKFTSSCDIAKQVMASNSASYSTIAGPAGGTAVVKIGDTEITGYSAKGMAPADLKAKDAEFKKQIREALNAAGYPAKADSSQINYVAVLAILVFLVILVTMVYGPIAAMLVEMFPTRIRYTSMSLPYHIGNGWFGGLLPTISFALVAQNGNIYYGLWYPIIIAAMTLVIGTLFVKETKDVDIYARD
- a CDS encoding MOSC domain-containing protein: MRLLTISAGKVMPLFGNHHPNYKSVASAIHKKSISTLENLSQIEIGSLGVKGDEQADLSVHGGIEKAIYVYPTEHYAFWNELLTRETKRSVELQHGALGENFTIEGLLETEVFVGDKLLIGELEFAVVKLREPCFKFNAAVGYKGASKAMLQSGFSGWYLRVLKTGVLTAGAQIQIIPGSRTTSIAEQNQKLLNNRNQKDLWE